The DNA sequence AAGTCTGTGATATGATAGTGATAGTACACCAGAAGGCTGTCCAGGAAATCTTTTCTTAATGAAGAATGGATTTTGGTAGCATAAAGATTTTCGGCACATAGTGCTTCTTTCCACAATGCAGAAATTTCTTCGTTGAATTGCTGATGGCAGATTACAAGGGAAAAAGTTCCGGTTTCCGGATCTAAAAATTTACCGTCACCCAACAATGGTGCAACCCCTTGAATTTTTAAAACAGCCAGTAAAAAAAGCAGGTGTGCCTGATAATTTCTGTTCGTCAGCTCATTGATAAAATGATCAATACCGGTATAGATAGGAATATTTTTATCCTCATATCTAAGGATGTGGCTCAGGAAATCTGAAATAAAGAAAATAACGGTATTGACTTTTATATCCGTATAGATGTCATTATTTTTTACCAGTTCAAATTTTGAGACAGTTGGTATACCATTACCACGCAGCGGAAGTATTGAAAAATTCAGCTGGCTCAGTGGCTGCAGCAGGGCTTTCTTTTTGTTCTTTTTAGAATAAATTCCTTTTAGAAAATAGCTTTGAAAACCCTCTTCCTCAGTAAAACAATGCAATACAGCATCGTTTTCCCCATATTTTATAAACGAAAGTAAAAAACCGTTTTGTAAATTCATTAATTAATTGACTACTCCTATTTTGGCTGTAGCTTTATCAGATCCATCCTCATTGGTCATCAGAACAAAATACATTCCTGATGCTACTCTTACCCCTTTCTGATTATTAAGATCCCATTCATAATAACCTCCTCTTGCTATTGCAGAGTGTACTACATTTCCCGCGGCATCTACAATTCTTATATTGGTTTTTTCTGCAAGGCCTTTAAGCGTAACTTTTCCTTTAAAATTAGAATACACAACAGGGTTAGGATATACTACAACATCCCCGAAATTAGACGTTACATCTGCAACATCACCCTGATATGTTACAATACCATTATACGTTACGAAATATACTTTTCCGGTTTTCTTATCAACTTTTATATCTGTAACACTATTAGTAGGAAGAGGTGAATTTTCTTTAGTAAAATGTT is a window from the Chryseobacterium indologenes genome containing:
- the recO gene encoding DNA repair protein RecO, which translates into the protein MNLQNGFLLSFIKYGENDAVLHCFTEEEGFQSYFLKGIYSKKNKKKALLQPLSQLNFSILPLRGNGIPTVSKFELVKNNDIYTDIKVNTVIFFISDFLSHILRYEDKNIPIYTGIDHFINELTNRNYQAHLLFLLAVLKIQGVAPLLGDGKFLDPETGTFSLVICHQQFNEEISALWKEALCAENLYATKIHSSLRKDFLDSLLVYYHYHITDFKTPASLEIIQQIFE